AGCAGTTTCGCCAAGTCACGCTACCTGAGCTCAAAGACCAGTTAGATCAAGGAAAAGTGGATCATCTGCTGTTTGAAGACGAATCGGCTATTCGGGCCTATCTAGCCTTACAGTACAATTGGTTTCCGAGAGGACAACAGCGAAAAATCAAGACGTATGGCCAGCATCAGGGTGCCAAGCTGTTTGCAGCGATCGATTACGAAACCGGCCATGTCCTTCACCGGGAAGAAGAAAAACTGGATGCGAAAGCGTTCCAACGCTTCTTGACCGATATTTTACAGACGTATTCCGGCAAGGTCGTGGTTGTACTGGATAATGCCCACATTCATCATGCCGATGAAATTCAGCCTTTTCTCAGGGAGCACGCCCGATTGCAGTTGGTTTATTTACCCAAGTACAGCCCGGAACTCAATCCCACGGAAGGTTTGTGGAAATGGCTAAAGCACGATGTCGTGAACAATGTGTTTTTCCAAAAGTTCTACGTCATTCGTTCCCATGTGGCCGCTTTTATGAAAAGCATCAACCGAACTCCTCAAGCCGTAATTGACCGCTTACTTCTTCAGGTATAAAGATTTTCAGTTCAACTTATATAACTACTAAAAGTAGAATCCAGAAATCTCATCACCTTAAAAAGATGAGCCGATGATTTTTGCCAGCTTGGTCTTGTATCCAGAGATCGTGATATGAACTTTGTTCAGGAAGCGTTTGGTTTACCCCTAATAACGATTTAGCTGACCCACCGTAACTCCATAAGGAGATACGATGGGTTTGTTTTTATTATGGGGCTGACCTTGGGAAATAAAAGTTGCCATACCCATACATGCTCCCTCGCAGGTAGTTGATGCCTGCTTTTTTTGCGCCTTTAGCTCCCCCAAGGTCAAAAAAATACACGTCAACCGGTATGAGTCCTATACCGTATTTTTGACCGCTGGTTGCTATAATGAGGTCGAATAGAAGCGGCGGAACGCTTGCTAATCGGGAATCCGCCGGGAAAGCGAGGCTCGCATGGATAGCTACAGAATGAAGAGCAGGGAAATCCCGCTGAATACATCCTATGAGGTAATCGTCGTCGGGGGCGGACCGGCAGGCTGCACCGCCGCGGCGTCAGCCGCGCGGGAAGGGGCGAAGACGCTGCTGATCGAGGCCACCGGAAGTCTCGGCGGGATGGGGACGTCGGGGTTGGTCCCGGCGTGGTGCCCGTTCTCGGATAAGGAGAAAATGGTCTACCGCGGGCTGGCGGAGAAGGTGTTCGAAACGCTGAAGGCGCAAATGCCCCATGTGAAGCCGGAGGCGCTTGATTGGGTGCCGATCGAGCCGGAAAAGCTGAAGGTTGTCTACGACGATCTGGTGACGGAGGCGGGTGCCGACGTGCTGTTCCTAACGTCGCTGGCCGAGGTGGAGACGGACGGACAGGGAAACGTGACGGCGATTGTCGCCTTGAACAAGGGCGGGCTGCAGGCGTTCCGGGCGCCGGTGTATATCGATTGCACGGGCGACGGGGATGTCGCCGCCTGGGCGGGAGCGGAGTACCGGAAAGGCGACAGCGCCACCGGCGATCTCCAGCCGGCCACTCATTGCTTCGTCCTCGGCAATGTCGACGATTACGCGTATCTGAACGGGCCGCTTCTCCATAAAGAGAACCCGCGGAGCCCGATCCACGAAGCGTTTGCATCAGGCCGATACCCGGATGTGCCGGACACCCACCTCTGCAACAATCTGATCGCGCCGCGCGCCGTCGGCTTCAACGCCGGGCATCTGTGGCAGGTGGACAATACGGATGCCCATTCCGTATCCAAGGCGCTGATTCGGGGGCGGAAGATGGCTGCCGCCTACCGCGACATGCTGGCCGAGATCCAGCCGGCCTCTTTTGGCAATGCTTACGTCGCCAGCACCGGCACGCTGATGGGCACACGCGAATCGCGGCGCATCATCGGGGATTACGTGCTGACGGTCGATGACTACGTCTCCCGCCGGAGCTTCGAGGATGAGATTTGCCGTAACAGCTATTTTATCGATGTGCACGGCACCGAGAAGGAGGAGAAGAGCGAGGCGGGCTCGGCGCAGACGATTACGCTGTATGGGCCGGGCGAATCGCACGGCATTCCCTACCGCTGCCTGACGCCGCGCGGGCTGCGCAATGTGCTTGTGGCCGGGCGGTCCATCTCCTGCGAGCGCCGGGTGCTCGGCAGCGTCCGCGTCATGCCGGTCTGCCTCGCGATGGGTGAAGCCGCCGGATTGGCCGCATCCCTCGCCGCCTCGGCGGACGGCGATGTGCATGCGGTCGACGTCGGCCGGCTGCGGCAGCGTCTGCGGGAAGAAGGGGCCTATCTGCCGGAGATGACCGCCGCCGGGAACAGGGGAGATGCGAGATGAGCCACCACGCAACCGTACAGAAGCAGCTCGCAGCTACGGAAAAAGAACGTACTGGACCCGCCGGCGGCGCGAACAGCTGGCCGGCTGGCTGTTCATTGCGCCCGAGGTGATCGGCATGCTTGTCCTCGCTGTATTTCCGCTCATTTTCAGCCTGGGCCTCAGTCTGACCGAGTGGAACCTCGTCGGCGGCCTGTCCGCCATCAAGTTTATTGGACTCGATAATTTTACCGAGCTGTTCCGGGACGATCGGTTCCTTAAGGCGCTGAAGAACAACATCGGCTTCACCGCCGGCACCGTGCCGGCCACGATGCTGCTGGGCGTCGTTTTAGCCGCGATCATCCACAAGAAATTGTACATTAAGGATTATTTCAAGGTGGCGTTCTTCGTTCCTTATATTTGCTCAACGGTCGCGGTTTCAGCGGTGTGGTCGGCGCTCTATCATCCGTCCAAGGGACCGCTCAACCAGCTGCTGATCCAGCTTGGCGTCGCCGATCCGCCGCGCTGGCTGGTGGACACGAGCTGGTCGCTGGCCGCAATCATGGTGATCTATATCTGGCAGCTGCTCGGCTACCAGATCATCATTTTTCTGGCGGGGATGGCCAATATCCCTGATGAGCTCTACGAGGCCGCGACGATCGACGGCGCGACAGGCATCCAGCAGTTTCGGCGGATCACGCTGCCGATGCTCGGGCCGACGACTTTTTTTCTGGCGATAACCAGCATCATCTCTTCGTTCAAGGTGTTCGACATGATCAAGTTCCTGACAAACGGCGGACCCAATTACTCCAGTACGGTCATCGTATACCAGATTTATGAAGAAGGATTCCAGCATTTCCGGATGGGTTACGCTTCGGCCATGTCCTGGATACTGTTCCTGATCATCATGCTCGTGACTTCGCTGACCTGGATTACGCAGAGCCGGAAGGTGCATTATTAAGTTTCGAAATTAAGTTTCGAAATAAAGTTTCGAAGAAAGGACATAAGCACAAATGACGATACGAAAAATCAAGCTTGGGTCTATCGTGCTAACGGTGCTGTTCGGCGCTCTCTCACTTTTCTTCCTGCTGCCGCTGGTCTGGATGATGTCCGCCGCCGCCAAGACGGAAAAAGAAGTCTGGACGTTTCCGATTCAGTGGATTCCTGAGGATTGGCATTTTGTCGAAAATTTCAAGACGGTCTGGATGGGGGACGTCTCCTTCGGCCTTTTCTATATGAACTCGGTCAAAATCGCACTGATCTCCACGCTCGCAACGCTCATCGTCTCCGCCATGGCCGGCTATGCGCTGTCCAAGCTGAAATTTACGGGAAAAGGTCTCGTCTTCAGCGCCATGATGGCTTTTATGATGATCCCGGAGCAGGCGACGCTCGTTCCCCGCTATATCATGATCAAGGAAATGGGACTGTACGATACGCACGCTTCGCTCATTCTCATGGGCATGTTCTCCAGTTATTTCACCTTTTTGCTCCGGCAGTTCATGATCGGGGTGCATAACGATTTATTGGAAGCGGCCGAACTGGACGGCGCCGGATTCTACCGCATTTTCTGGAGCGTTATGCTCCCCTTGAGCCGTCCCATTCTCGCCACCGTCGGCATCATCAAATTCATCTGGACCTGGAATGACTATCAGGGACCGCTGATCATGCTGAATTCAACCAATCTGTATACAATTCCGCTCGGCATGCAGTTCTTCAAAGAGGAGTTCGGAACGACGATTTCGGTGATGATGATGGCTTCGCTCGCGGCCATTATTCCGCTGCTCGTGCTGTTCCTGGTGCTGCAGAAGCAGGTGATCAAGGGCATTTCCATCGGTGGGGTCAAGGGCTAAAAGCGACCAGCCTGACCGGCGGAGCTTGCCATAGCCGCAAAGTCAAAAATGTCTACGCCCGGACCGCAAGACTGTACACGGTGCCCGCGGCGGCGGGGTAGTATAATTAAATTGCATCAACCAACTGAAGGGGGAAATGGTATGAAGAAGCCTGCATTATGGTTGGCCGGCCTGCTGCTGACGTTCTCGGTCACCGCATGTTCCGGAAGCGGGAATGCTCCGGCCGCAAGCGATAAAGGAGCCGCCGATCCGACCGCGGCAACCCAGACGAATACACCCGGGGAGAAAGAAAAGATCAAATTTTACACCTTTAAATCCAATAAACCGGAGGAGCCGACGTACCAGGCGGTTCAAGCCTACAACCAGTCGCAGGATAAAGTTGAGGTGGAATATGTTTCGCTTGTTCAGAACAGCGACAGCACAGAGTTTCTGAAAAAGCTGGACGTTCTCGTTGCCGGCGGTGAAGTTGTAGACGCTTTCATGACCGGGAATGAGGAAGAATTGATGGAACGGGCTTCGCGCGGAGTTGTGGAACCGCTTAACTCGTATTTTGAGACCGAGGGCGTCAAGCCGGAGGATGAATATTTCAAGGTACTCAAGCTCGATGGGAAAGTCTACGGGCTGATGGGTTCCGCAACGCAGTGGTTTACGGTCTTCAACAAGAAGCATCTGGATGAGGCCGGACTTAAGCTTCCGGAGATGGGCTGGACCTGGGATGACTTCCGCGATTATGCCAAAAAGCTGACGACAAAGGATCATTTCGGGACTTATTTCCACACCTGGGGCGAATACGCGAACATCATCGCGTACACCGAGCATCCGAATCCGCAGCTGAACGCCGACCTGAAGCCGATCTTCGACGATCCGTCCTTTAGTTATTTCTTCAATCTCCGCCGCGCTATGGAGAAGGAAGACAAGAGCGTCGAGCCTTATGCGGATGTGCTGGCTTCGAACTATCATGTGCTGCAGCAGTTTTTCGCCGGTAAAGCCAGCATGCTGGCCGTTCCGAGCTACGCCGTCCGGGCGGGTCTCAATCTGGAAAAATTCCCGCATGACTTTCAGATGGTGTACGCACCGCTCCCCCGTTCCGTTGATGCAACCGATGTCGGCATGACGAACATTTCCGGCGGAGGTCTGGCGGTTGGCGCCAAGTCTGCGCACAAGCAGGCGGCTTATGATTTCATCCGCTGGATGACCAAGGAAGCTTACAAGTATACGCAGGAAATTCCGGCGCTGAAAAAGGTCGACGGCAAGGCGCTGCTGGAACAATTTTTTAGCGAGAACAAAAACTTGATCGATACCGACTCGCTCGCCAAAACGCTGTTCGACAGCCGCAACAAAATGCCGGAGGGCACCTTCACCGTTCCTTACGGCAGCCAGCTGAAGACGATTGTTGAAAATTCCTTCGCCAGCTATATGCTCGACAATCGCAAATTCGATGATGTCAAGGCGGAAATGACGGCGGAAGTCGATAAGGTAGTCGCTGCCAACAAGTAAACGGCCTTTGATAGATAAACCATCGGTTCCCCGCAAAATAATCGCAGGTAACTTAGAAGGCAATCTCGCCTTAACGCATTATTTTGCGGGACGATTTTAACCGGATTGTCATAAAGGCCAGCAAACAGGGTTTATAATAACTATATAACGATACTCTGGGAGAAGGATGGCCCGCAATGCAATGGATGAACCGTTTCTCCTATCACCGGAGGCTGCAATTCTCATTCCTGGCCCTGATTCTGCTGCCTTTTGCCGCCGTGACCTTTTGGTCTTATCAATCCGTTCGTCAGAACGTAAGCGACAAAATCCTTCGAACCAATGAAGAAACAATCACCGTCATCGCCAATCAGATCGAAAAAACAATCGACAGCATTTCCTTCGCATCCCTCTATCTCTCCGAAACATATGATCCCGAAGTCCTGAACAGTCTGCGCTACTTGACGAACGCCGAGAGCTTCGGTAATTACCAATCTTACTTCCACCAGGCCAAATTGAAATCGATAGGCGGCATTCTGACGATACAGGCGCTCGACGCGGACCTTGAAATTATGATCGTCAACCGGAACAACCGGATCATTATGGGCAATCTGGACCGCCCCGTCTTCTCGAAGGTGCCGGACCGTTTCCTGCAGGAGAGCGGCAGGCTGAATCCGGAAGAAGGGACGGTGCTTCAGTGGTTTCCCTACCGGGAAAGCACTTCAGTACCGGAGTATTACTATGCCGCCCGTTTCATCTTCGATCCCCGGAATCATGAGAAGCTGGGTACCCTGTTCATCGGCATTCCCCGCCATTATTTTGAGAATTTGCTGGATACGGGCAACCCGTCCGTCGTCTTATCGCTGGTTGATTCGGCGGGGGAAACAATCGCCGTACGTCGGGGAAGCGAGGCGGCAGACGGGAACAATCCGCTTCGCAGCGAGGTGCGGATCGCAAGAACGGGCTGGCTTCTGGCTTGCGAGCTTCCCCGCAGCTCAATCGACAGCCATATCAAGCGGGAGTTTCTGGTGTCCATTTCAGTGGTTGGTGTGTTTTTTCTGGCTTTTATTGTGCTGTCCATATTCTGGGCAGGGTATATAAACAAGCCGATCAGTCTGCTGCGTGCCAGCGTCAAGCAGTACGTCGGCGGCAATCGCGAAGTGCGGATTCCGGTCAAGGGCAAGGACGAGGTGGCGATGCTGTCGGCCGCTTTTAATCAGATGCTGGAGGACATCAACCAGCTTCTGCACCAGGTGGAAAGCGAGCAGGAAGAGAAGCGGAGACTTGAGCTTAGGGCGCTGTCTGCGCAGATCCGGCCACATTTTCTGCTTAATACGCTGAATTCGATCAAGGTCAATCTGTTAATGTCCGGCGACACGGTCCACGGGGCGATGATCGACGCGCTAATGAAGCTGCAGCGGGCCTACGTCCATGCCGATCGGCCGATTCAGCTTGCCGAAGAGTGCTCCATTCTCGGCAGCTATGTGCAGGTCATGCAGATCCGCAACCGGCTGAATATTGCCTTTCACTACCGGCTGGAGAAGGGAACGGAAGAACTGGAGCTGCCGAGGCTGCTGTTGCAGCCTGTCGTCGAGAACGCGATCGGCCACGGCTTCTCGGCCCGTCCCGAACATCCCCGCATCGAGCTGGAGTCGCGCCTAAGCGGCGGCATGCTCGAAATTGCGATCTCCGACAACGGCCGGGGAATGGCCGAAGAGGCGATCCATCGGCTGGGCCGCCGCCTGTCGGGCGCGGAGCCCGAGCAGCCGCAGCCGGAGAAGGGCGTGGGGCTGATCAACACGGCGCGCCGATTGCAGGTGTTGTACGGCTACCGGTCGCGGCTGACGGCGGCCGCGAACCCGGACGGCGGCATGATCTTTACATTCTATATTCCGGTAACGGGCGGCAAGGAGGTTTCTTCCCATGATGACGGTCATGTTGATCGATGACGATGTGCCTATGCTGGACTATGTGAAGCATTTACTGGGCCAGCTTGATTTCGAGCTTGAACTGGCCGCCGCGGCTTCCGGCAGCGAGCAAGCGCTGGAGCTGTTTCATGACTGCCTGCCCGATCTGGCCATTGTCGATATCGGACTGCCCGGCATGGACGGACTGGAGCTGGCCGAAGCGTTCCGGATGATGAAGCCGGAGGTGCGGCTCATTTTTCTGACCTGTTATGAAGATTTTCATTATTCCAAACGGGCGATTCAGCTGGAGGCCGACGATTATCTTATTAAGGATGAACTCACGCCGCAGCAGCTCCGGGACAGCGTCGGCAAGGCGATGGACCGCTTCCGGAGGCGCCGGGAGCTGCTGGAGCGCTACTCGTTCCAGCAGGCGATCGAGCGCAACCGGGAGGTGCTGAAGCAGAATTTCCTGAAGCAGCTGCTCTCCGAAGGCGGGGAATGGGACAATATTTTGCTGTTCGGCGAACGGCTCGGCATTTCCTGGAAACTGCCCTATCTCCGCCATGGTTTTTTGCATATCGACGCCGCCTCCGTCGTTGGCCGTTACCGGTACAAGGACATGCCGCTCCTGCATTTTGCCGTCGGCAATATCGCAGCCGAGCTGTCCTCCGGTCCAGTATCGATCACGGCGCTGATGGACGGAGAGGCGGATATTTATTTGCTGTGGAACGTCGAAGACCGGGACATCTCCGAAGGCGAGCTGATCCGGTACATGACATCTGTCCGGGAGAAGGCGGAGCAGTATATGAAGGTCCGCGTGCTCGGCTTCTACGCGGCGGAGGCGGTCCCGGTCCGGCAGTTCGTCGAGACCTACAAGAAGCTGGCGGAATACCGCGACCACAGCTTCTACGGCCAAGGCCTGCCGGTCATGATGCTGAAGCCGGACCGTACTTTCCTGCAGGCGGCCGAATCGAAGCCGGAGAAAGAGAAGGCGATGCTGTCGCTGGCGCTCGAGGAAGACAACGCCGCCTGGATTGATCTGGCCGTGAGCAAGCTGCTGCAGCACGCCGAAGCGGAGCATTGGGCGCCAAGGCTGCTGAAAGAAGCTTACGCCGATTGTGTCCGCAAGATGGCGTCGGAGACGCACGGAACGGCAGAGGAAGCGTTCTTCTTCCACTTAAGCCGGTCCCTCCGGGCGGAGGAAGCGGCGCATCTGACGAAGCGGGAGCTGTGGAACTTGTGGCGGCATCAGGCGCTGACGCCGATAAGCGACCTGGAGAAGGACATCCGGCTTCAGGCGATCGACGATTTTCTCCGGGAGCATGTCGACCGGATGATTACCTCGGTAGATATGGCGGAGCATCTGCACCTGAACCCCAGCTATTTCTCGCGCTATTTCAAGCGGCTGGCCGGGATGAAATTTACGGATTACGTCAATAGCTACAAAATCTCCATCGCCATTTCCATGCTTCGCCGGGAGAACGAGACCGTCGAGAATGTGGCTTATACGCTCGGTTTCTCGGACCGGGCTTATTTCTCCAAGGTTTTTAAGAAGTACAGCGGCAAGAGCCCCAGCGAGTTCAAGAATGCTTAAGAAGCGGGGCTAGAACAATTATGG
This region of Paenibacillus sp. URB8-2 genomic DNA includes:
- a CDS encoding IS630 family transposase, which translates into the protein MTTEQEIGKLTEAMKETESTRMYERYLAIRLHLEGRTLTEIADILGRSFPAISGYWKNYRKNGLQGLELGEYPGGSKRLSNEQEERLKQVIAEKRPVDVGFEAKYTWTLKLIRAWILREYSEDYTLKGVSKMLNRLGFSYTKATYTLAKANPEEQEQFRQVTLPELKDQLDQGKVDHLLFEDESAIRAYLALQYNWFPRGQQRKIKTYGQHQGAKLFAAIDYETGHVLHREEEKLDAKAFQRFLTDILQTYSGKVVVVLDNAHIHHADEIQPFLREHARLQLVYLPKYSPELNPTEGLWKWLKHDVVNNVFFQKFYVIRSHVAAFMKSINRTPQAVIDRLLLQV
- a CDS encoding FAD-dependent oxidoreductase; translated protein: MDSYRMKSREIPLNTSYEVIVVGGGPAGCTAAASAAREGAKTLLIEATGSLGGMGTSGLVPAWCPFSDKEKMVYRGLAEKVFETLKAQMPHVKPEALDWVPIEPEKLKVVYDDLVTEAGADVLFLTSLAEVETDGQGNVTAIVALNKGGLQAFRAPVYIDCTGDGDVAAWAGAEYRKGDSATGDLQPATHCFVLGNVDDYAYLNGPLLHKENPRSPIHEAFASGRYPDVPDTHLCNNLIAPRAVGFNAGHLWQVDNTDAHSVSKALIRGRKMAAAYRDMLAEIQPASFGNAYVASTGTLMGTRESRRIIGDYVLTVDDYVSRRSFEDEICRNSYFIDVHGTEKEEKSEAGSAQTITLYGPGESHGIPYRCLTPRGLRNVLVAGRSISCERRVLGSVRVMPVCLAMGEAAGLAASLAASADGDVHAVDVGRLRQRLREEGAYLPEMTAAGNRGDAR
- a CDS encoding carbohydrate ABC transporter permease; this translates as MRDEPPRNRTEAARSYGKRTYWTRRRREQLAGWLFIAPEVIGMLVLAVFPLIFSLGLSLTEWNLVGGLSAIKFIGLDNFTELFRDDRFLKALKNNIGFTAGTVPATMLLGVVLAAIIHKKLYIKDYFKVAFFVPYICSTVAVSAVWSALYHPSKGPLNQLLIQLGVADPPRWLVDTSWSLAAIMVIYIWQLLGYQIIIFLAGMANIPDELYEAATIDGATGIQQFRRITLPMLGPTTFFLAITSIISSFKVFDMIKFLTNGGPNYSSTVIVYQIYEEGFQHFRMGYASAMSWILFLIIMLVTSLTWITQSRKVHY
- a CDS encoding carbohydrate ABC transporter permease, with protein sequence MTIRKIKLGSIVLTVLFGALSLFFLLPLVWMMSAAAKTEKEVWTFPIQWIPEDWHFVENFKTVWMGDVSFGLFYMNSVKIALISTLATLIVSAMAGYALSKLKFTGKGLVFSAMMAFMMIPEQATLVPRYIMIKEMGLYDTHASLILMGMFSSYFTFLLRQFMIGVHNDLLEAAELDGAGFYRIFWSVMLPLSRPILATVGIIKFIWTWNDYQGPLIMLNSTNLYTIPLGMQFFKEEFGTTISVMMMASLAAIIPLLVLFLVLQKQVIKGISIGGVKG
- a CDS encoding ABC transporter substrate-binding protein, whose translation is MKKPALWLAGLLLTFSVTACSGSGNAPAASDKGAADPTAATQTNTPGEKEKIKFYTFKSNKPEEPTYQAVQAYNQSQDKVEVEYVSLVQNSDSTEFLKKLDVLVAGGEVVDAFMTGNEEELMERASRGVVEPLNSYFETEGVKPEDEYFKVLKLDGKVYGLMGSATQWFTVFNKKHLDEAGLKLPEMGWTWDDFRDYAKKLTTKDHFGTYFHTWGEYANIIAYTEHPNPQLNADLKPIFDDPSFSYFFNLRRAMEKEDKSVEPYADVLASNYHVLQQFFAGKASMLAVPSYAVRAGLNLEKFPHDFQMVYAPLPRSVDATDVGMTNISGGGLAVGAKSAHKQAAYDFIRWMTKEAYKYTQEIPALKKVDGKALLEQFFSENKNLIDTDSLAKTLFDSRNKMPEGTFTVPYGSQLKTIVENSFASYMLDNRKFDDVKAEMTAEVDKVVAANK
- a CDS encoding sensor histidine kinase, whose product is MQWMNRFSYHRRLQFSFLALILLPFAAVTFWSYQSVRQNVSDKILRTNEETITVIANQIEKTIDSISFASLYLSETYDPEVLNSLRYLTNAESFGNYQSYFHQAKLKSIGGILTIQALDADLEIMIVNRNNRIIMGNLDRPVFSKVPDRFLQESGRLNPEEGTVLQWFPYRESTSVPEYYYAARFIFDPRNHEKLGTLFIGIPRHYFENLLDTGNPSVVLSLVDSAGETIAVRRGSEAADGNNPLRSEVRIARTGWLLACELPRSSIDSHIKREFLVSISVVGVFFLAFIVLSIFWAGYINKPISLLRASVKQYVGGNREVRIPVKGKDEVAMLSAAFNQMLEDINQLLHQVESEQEEKRRLELRALSAQIRPHFLLNTLNSIKVNLLMSGDTVHGAMIDALMKLQRAYVHADRPIQLAEECSILGSYVQVMQIRNRLNIAFHYRLEKGTEELELPRLLLQPVVENAIGHGFSARPEHPRIELESRLSGGMLEIAISDNGRGMAEEAIHRLGRRLSGAEPEQPQPEKGVGLINTARRLQVLYGYRSRLTAAANPDGGMIFTFYIPVTGGKEVSSHDDGHVDR
- a CDS encoding response regulator transcription factor; translated protein: MMTVMLIDDDVPMLDYVKHLLGQLDFELELAAAASGSEQALELFHDCLPDLAIVDIGLPGMDGLELAEAFRMMKPEVRLIFLTCYEDFHYSKRAIQLEADDYLIKDELTPQQLRDSVGKAMDRFRRRRELLERYSFQQAIERNREVLKQNFLKQLLSEGGEWDNILLFGERLGISWKLPYLRHGFLHIDAASVVGRYRYKDMPLLHFAVGNIAAELSSGPVSITALMDGEADIYLLWNVEDRDISEGELIRYMTSVREKAEQYMKVRVLGFYAAEAVPVRQFVETYKKLAEYRDHSFYGQGLPVMMLKPDRTFLQAAESKPEKEKAMLSLALEEDNAAWIDLAVSKLLQHAEAEHWAPRLLKEAYADCVRKMASETHGTAEEAFFFHLSRSLRAEEAAHLTKRELWNLWRHQALTPISDLEKDIRLQAIDDFLREHVDRMITSVDMAEHLHLNPSYFSRYFKRLAGMKFTDYVNSYKISIAISMLRRENETVENVAYTLGFSDRAYFSKVFKKYSGKSPSEFKNA